The Candidatus Binataceae bacterium genome includes the window GTCACGGCATGGCCTTTCGCGAATACCTGATCCGATCGGGGATGCGCTCGGAGGCGCAGATCGGCGATTTGGAAGACGAGCTTTACTCCCGGCGCTGGGAACTTCCCTTCGCCACCGCCCGCCAGATGGCCTGTTATGGCGCGCTGCAGGAGTCCGCGACCTTCCTCGCCTATAAGGCGCAAAAAGAGCTGGCGCACGCGGAAGGCGACGAAGTCCTCGAAGCGATTTTCTCCTACATCAGCCGCGACGAAGCTGCGCACGCCGGCTACTACCGCACGCTGATCCAGCTCGAACTTGACGATGATCGCATCGGCACGCTCGCCGATCTCGCGCGCGTGATCGCAGAATTCAAAATGCCCGGAGACGGCCTGATTCCAAACTACCAGGCGCGGCTCAAGGACTCAGGCGCCGGCATCAGCCCGCGCACGTTTCTCGAGCACGCGCTCTTCCCGATGCTCCGCATGCTCAAGACCGACCGCGCCGAACTCAAGCTCGCGACTCAGCACGCACTCCCGGCCTAGCCGCACGCAACCGCATTTTTGTCATTCCCGCGTGCGCGTCCAGCGCGCACACGTGATCCCGGATCGGGCGCCACGCCGGACAAAAAGACCGAGCGAAGGCTCATCAGGCGGAGTGCGCCTGACGAACGAAGCGTCGCAGGCGAGTCTGCGAGCTGCGTTAAGAATTTCCGTAGCGAAGAATCCCGGATGCTTGGATCTTCGAGCGCGCCGAAGCGCTATCCGGCGAGCAACCGCGCCGCCGCGCCTTCGACCACCGTGCCCTTGAAGAAATCCGGATTGACGTCGGTCTTTGCCCGCACCGCATTGACGAAGACGAAATCGCGAAAATCATCTTCGTTGATCAAGCCGTGCTCGACCAGCTCCCACGCCTCATAGGCCGCGTCGCGCATGTCGGTCAAATCCCAGTGGCCGAGGTCCGAGCTGTAGATCGCGGCAAGCCGCGATCCCGTCGGATTGAGCTGCGGGCTGAAGGCGAGCGCCGTCATGCGATCGTCTCCTTCGCAGCCGAAAGAGAACTTCGGGATAAACCGCTGGCGGATGTCTTCCTTCGATGCGACTCCGCAGCGCGCCCACTCATCAAGGTTCTCGGGCGCTTGCGGTGAACCCCATCCCAGTTGCGACTCGTCCTGCCCAAGCCGCGCGACCAGCCCCGCACCATAGTCGTCCCCATACTCGCGGAAGAGCTTACCGAGCAACTCGCGATCAAGATTAGCGGGATCGAAATTTCTGATCGTCTCAATGTTGTGTTTTTCCCAATGGCCGATCAGGTCGTTATACATACTGCATGCCCAGCCGGCGCCGCCTTCGAGGAAAGAAAAACGCAAGTCCGGAAAACGATGCGTGACGCCCCCGAAGAAGATCGCTTTGCAAATCGCTTCGGAGGACGCGGCGAAATGGCCGATATGGTTGTACATGAAGTTCGAGATCGAATTGCGAAAGCCGATTCCCGCCCCGAGCGAGTGGAACGCCGGCGCCACTTTTAGTTCAAGGCACTTGCGCCAGACCGGATCGTAATCATGTGCGCCATCCAGCGCGAGCGTATCCAGCCACCAGGCGTGACGCGCCGCCTCGGGCGGCCAATTCGCCGCCGCGGCCAGTGGCCGCCGCACCCACCCCGCCATCACGATCGCCTTTAGCCCCAGCGTGCCGACCGCGTACTCCAACTCCGCGATCGCCTCGGCTGGCGAGTGCATCGGAATCACCCCAACGGGCGTCACCCGATCCTGATACGCCTTGTAGAGATGGCTATGTAACTTATTGTAGGCTCGGCAGAGCGCGCCGCGCAGTTCGTCGTCGCCCAGATGGAGCGCGAACAGCCCGATACTCGGATAGATCATCGTATAGTCGAGTCCTAATTCGTCGAGCCGCTCGTAGAGCAGCCTGGGTAGCGAGCTGGTCGCGCGATCCAGCGTGTTGCGCGTCGGATGGACCCACCAATGGGGACGCGGCACGCGCTCGCGCCGCCGCTCCTCAGGCGTCAGCCGGCTCCAGCGAAAGCTCATCGGACTGTCCGGCAACCGCTTAAACCGCTCGACCATCGCGCTCCCGGCGACGTCTTTGAGATAGTCGAACAGCGCCGGCTCGAACTCGGCAACGTGCCCGTCCGAGTCGATTATCGGATGGCTGAGCCGCTCGCGCACTGCGGCCGAGCGCGATCGTTCACTCATTGCCCCGCCTCGCTGAAAATGTTTCGCAGAAACTTTGCTCGCGTTTCTGAACTTCCACCTGGCTGCTCGCCCCCGAAAACGCCGAGACCCTCATTACAATGCTTTAAAGCAGTTGGCCGAGGAACTCCACTCCAGATGCTTGCCCTTGCACCCGCGACAGTTAGCCATTCAAGGCACGGTCCCGAACAAAATATCTTGATTTATAATATTTAGGTATAATAAATACCGTTAGTCTGAAGCCAAACGAATCCGTGATTTTGGCGCTCAGAAGAGCGCGGCAGGACGTCTTTGCCCAGTATATCATGTGATTGCCTGGTCATATTTGCCAGTGGCAACGGGGCCTGAAAACACTCTCCAGGGACCTTTCGGAAGTTCCTCGCCTTGGTCGCCAAGAACTCGCTCGAAGTTGCGGCATGATGAGCTTAAGAATCAACAACGCTCAACGCGGAGATGTCCTCGTTAATTTGGTTGGCGGTCGGGGAAGTTGCTGACGGGAATTTTCATGAGCAAACCGGCAACGCACAACCTTGCTGATTCCATCGAGGGGGGCGTCTCACGACTCGTCGACCTGTGGCTCAGTCTAGGCGAAGATGGCCCTACCGGGAACTCTACTGAAGCGGGCGATGAAGACTTCTCGCGCACGCGCTATTTAACTCCGCTCGCGCGCCTTGTGGTCGGCGCGCTGCGCGGTTCTACAACCCACCGCGCAGTCTATATTGACGAGCGCACGCGCTACCTGCCGCCGGGTCTCGACGGAGCCGCTCGCGCTGCTCTGCTTGCGCGGCGCCTTGCCGTCGAAATTCCTGCCTGGGCTCAGTTGTGCGCCTCAAACAAATTAACGCCAGAGGCGGTGACCCCACTCCTCGAAGAGCTTCATTCCGACCTGACACGGGCTCCGGGCAAGAACAGAATCCAACTGCTGCTCTTGGGCGATTGTGTCTTCGTCGAGACGCGGGCTTTTCTTCAACATCAAGCTCTCGAAAAGAACGTCGACCTGGAGATCGAACAAGTCTTTTTCAATGCCGGACAATCAGCTTTTTCGGTCGATGACGCGCTCGCGTCGATCGGACGATCGCGCCCGGACTTAATCGCGATATCATTATTCAGCTTCGATGGAATTCCGCCCTACAAAGCGCTGTTACGCGATGCCGCCAACCTGTCGGCCGTGGAACTTGAGGCGCGCGTTACCGGCATGGTCGATTTGTTAGGAGATGCCGTCGATGCGATCCGGGCGGCAACTGACGCGTCAATTCTACTTCACAATGCTTGTGGCTTCCCGCTTGATAGGGTGCGCCTTCGGCTGCCGTTTCTAGCGCCGCTTTCGCGATCGCAGCGCAAGGCAATCGACCTTATTGCAGCAAACGTGAGGAGCCTCGCCGAGACCCGGGAGAACGTGGTGCTGGTCGACGAAGTCGGATTGGTCGACGCCGCCGGTGGCCGCCGCGCGTGCGCCCGTCCGGTCTTCGATCCGCGTGACGTGCCGCCGGCGGTCTTTCACCCCTCTCAGTTTGGCAATGTGCTCGCGAAGCATTATTGGCGGATAATCGAAGCCTACAGAATCTTCGGAAAGGCGAAGGTTCTCCTGGTCGATTTCGACAACACCCTCTGGTCAGGAGTCATGGCGGAGGGGCCGGTCTCTCACGACCGTCAAGGTCAGAAGCTGCTCAAGCGGCTCAAGGAATCCGGGGTCCTTCTCGTAGCCCTGAGCAAAAATGACCCGGCCAACATCC containing:
- a CDS encoding amidohydrolase family protein, with the protein product MSERSRSAAVRERLSHPIIDSDGHVAEFEPALFDYLKDVAGSAMVERFKRLPDSPMSFRWSRLTPEERRRERVPRPHWWVHPTRNTLDRATSSLPRLLYERLDELGLDYTMIYPSIGLFALHLGDDELRGALCRAYNKLHSHLYKAYQDRVTPVGVIPMHSPAEAIAELEYAVGTLGLKAIVMAGWVRRPLAAAANWPPEAARHAWWLDTLALDGAHDYDPVWRKCLELKVAPAFHSLGAGIGFRNSISNFMYNHIGHFAASSEAICKAIFFGGVTHRFPDLRFSFLEGGAGWACSMYNDLIGHWEKHNIETIRNFDPANLDRELLGKLFREYGDDYGAGLVARLGQDESQLGWGSPQAPENLDEWARCGVASKEDIRQRFIPKFSFGCEGDDRMTALAFSPQLNPTGSRLAAIYSSDLGHWDLTDMRDAAYEAWELVEHGLINEDDFRDFVFVNAVRAKTDVNPDFFKGTVVEGAAARLLAG
- a CDS encoding HAD-IIIC family phosphatase, translated to MSKPATHNLADSIEGGVSRLVDLWLSLGEDGPTGNSTEAGDEDFSRTRYLTPLARLVVGALRGSTTHRAVYIDERTRYLPPGLDGAARAALLARRLAVEIPAWAQLCASNKLTPEAVTPLLEELHSDLTRAPGKNRIQLLLLGDCVFVETRAFLQHQALEKNVDLEIEQVFFNAGQSAFSVDDALASIGRSRPDLIAISLFSFDGIPPYKALLRDAANLSAVELEARVTGMVDLLGDAVDAIRAATDASILLHNACGFPLDRVRLRLPFLAPLSRSQRKAIDLIAANVRSLAETRENVVLVDEVGLVDAAGGRRACARPVFDPRDVPPAVFHPSQFGNVLAKHYWRIIEAYRIFGKAKVLLVDFDNTLWSGVMAEGPVSHDRQGQKLLKRLKESGVLLVALSKNDPANIRWAEMELQPEDFVLQKIGWQPKPEGASQTIAELDLAPDAFVLLDDNPVERALVTEQIPGVRALDPAMPETWQALELWLRFPSTRQTDEARRRTELYREAAARRRSLDTTHDYLAMMRSLDLRLGFRVAKPSDMNRLLELTQRTNQFNTTTKRRSAADLQNLFSSNCHRIYVASLRDRFGSLGVVAVAVVERAAEHEVIFDSVIMSCRAMGFGLEQALIRKVIDREPAQRYVGLFLPSDRNSPAASLFQGSGFRNENGAWVLETGDQCVPVPAWFAEDN
- a CDS encoding acyl-ACP desaturase, which gives rise to MGSSTSLARRQKFYAAYREFFEVAERKRRWSVFTDIPWDKLDSTKNNARKATRIETFCAEELYAPDYGINGLSLTRPQFGMAWFQMCWTAEEARHGMAFREYLIRSGMRSEAQIGDLEDELYSRRWELPFATARQMACYGALQESATFLAYKAQKELAHAEGDEVLEAIFSYISRDEAAHAGYYRTLIQLELDDDRIGTLADLARVIAEFKMPGDGLIPNYQARLKDSGAGISPRTFLEHALFPMLRMLKTDRAELKLATQHALPA